One Gadus chalcogrammus isolate NIFS_2021 chromosome 4, NIFS_Gcha_1.0, whole genome shotgun sequence DNA segment encodes these proteins:
- the LOC130381805 gene encoding histone H2A yields the protein MSGRGKTGGKARAKAKTRSSRAGLQFPVGRVHRLLRKGNYAHRVGAGAPVYLAAVLEYLTAEILELAGNAARDNKKTRIIPRHLQLAVRNDEELNKLLGGVTIAQGGVLPNIQAVLLPKKTEKPAKK from the coding sequence ATGTCTGGAAGAGGTAAGACCGGAGGCAAAGCCAGGGCTAAGGCCAAGACCCGCTCCTCCCGGGCCGGGCTCCAGTTCCCCGTTGGCCGTGTCCACAGACTCCTACGTAAGGGTAACTACGCTCACCGCGTCGGTGCCGGAGCTCCCGTCTACCTGGCGGCGGTCCTCGAGTATCTGACTGCTGAGATCCTGGAGTTGGCTGGAAACGCTGCCCGTGACAACAAGAAGACCCGCATCATCCCCCGCCATCTGCAGTTGGCCGTCCGCAACGACGAGGAGCTCAACAAACTCCTGGGCGGAGTGACAATCGCTCAGGGCGGTGTGCTGCCCAACATCCAGGCCGTCCTTCTTCCCAAGAAGACCGAGAAGCCCGCCAAGAAGTAG